In Streptomyces dangxiongensis, one DNA window encodes the following:
- a CDS encoding BTAD domain-containing putative transcriptional regulator: protein MSHLRSAGTATSHRLHRAEPLSVRTQIRTFRQRTGLTQRQFAELAGVGVRTLRDIESGRVEQPQERTLRSLAVVLGLDVDDLRRSMTDMRKPVDQDGTGLRIGILGALTIERDGVVSEVRAFKLRRLLSLLALCHPQPAGLDEIGSTLWPKEPPRSYQNLIHTYVSQARGLLRSPESGPAGQATSYLVRTPTGYALSLGRDQVDLTRFRGLAEKARQAHAAGEAGAAYEFASLAHHCWRGPILADEPLLALHPAATAAVRRRIENLLLYADLALRFQQPEHVVPALRAAAEDEPLHEGLQARLMLALASCGEQYEALRVFADVTQRLDGELGLQPGPELRQAHLRVLQQELTWPGNGPLTRQQADAPRHSGPAAPHPAPEVRPSQLPARTRHFVGRAAQLGDLDQLFLAAGERDGQVPAALITGPPGVGKTALALRWAHRVLDRFPDGQLYIDLHGHARRGPLDALTALASFLRALGVPDGSIPDTLDEAANLFRTRLSGRRVLVVLDNARDEDQIRPLIPGDAGCAVLVTSRNTLPGLVARDGVRRVFVDALDDEDVLALLGRLLGPERVGVEALAAMALGRYCGGLPLMVRILATRLAQHPCLSIAQYYVELQDAGLFRRPSVPGDLLLSSVQTAFELSYTALPEPARRVFRLLGRTDGNGITAYGLADAAGMTPAETRWVLYRLVDASLLREHAPGRFSMSTPLLRYAQALLDQEEERFQPV from the coding sequence ATGTCGCACCTTCGAAGTGCCGGAACGGCCACGAGCCATCGCCTCCATCGGGCAGAACCGCTGTCCGTCCGCACCCAGATCCGCACGTTCCGGCAGCGCACAGGCCTGACGCAGCGTCAGTTCGCCGAGCTGGCCGGGGTGGGCGTGCGGACGCTGCGCGACATCGAGAGCGGCCGGGTGGAACAGCCGCAGGAGCGGACCCTGCGCAGTCTGGCGGTCGTCCTGGGACTCGACGTCGACGACCTACGACGTTCCATGACCGATATGCGGAAACCCGTCGACCAGGACGGAACGGGCCTGCGTATCGGCATTCTCGGCGCACTGACCATCGAACGCGACGGTGTCGTCAGCGAAGTGCGCGCTTTCAAACTGCGGCGCTTATTGTCCCTGCTGGCGCTCTGCCACCCCCAGCCGGCCGGACTCGACGAAATAGGCAGCACCCTCTGGCCGAAGGAGCCGCCGCGCTCCTACCAGAACCTCATCCACACCTACGTGAGCCAGGCGCGCGGGCTGCTGCGCTCCCCGGAGTCCGGCCCCGCCGGCCAGGCCACCTCCTACCTGGTCCGCACCCCGACCGGCTACGCGCTGTCCCTGGGACGCGACCAGGTCGACCTGACCCGGTTCAGGGGCCTGGCGGAGAAGGCGCGGCAGGCCCACGCCGCCGGGGAGGCCGGAGCGGCCTACGAGTTCGCCTCGCTCGCCCACCACTGCTGGCGCGGCCCGATCCTGGCGGACGAGCCGCTGCTCGCCCTGCATCCGGCGGCCACGGCCGCGGTCCGCCGGCGGATCGAGAACCTCCTGCTGTACGCGGATCTCGCCCTGCGGTTCCAGCAGCCCGAACACGTGGTGCCGGCGCTGCGCGCCGCCGCCGAGGACGAACCGCTGCACGAGGGGCTCCAGGCGCGGCTCATGCTGGCCCTGGCGAGCTGCGGCGAGCAGTACGAGGCGCTGCGGGTGTTCGCCGACGTCACCCAGCGCCTCGACGGCGAACTGGGCCTCCAGCCCGGGCCGGAGTTGCGCCAGGCCCATCTGCGGGTTCTCCAGCAGGAGCTGACCTGGCCCGGGAACGGGCCGCTGACCCGGCAGCAGGCGGACGCACCGCGCCATTCCGGGCCGGCGGCGCCCCATCCGGCGCCGGAGGTCAGGCCGTCGCAACTGCCGGCCAGGACCCGGCACTTCGTGGGGCGCGCCGCCCAGCTCGGGGACCTGGACCAGCTCTTCCTCGCCGCCGGCGAACGCGACGGACAGGTGCCGGCCGCGTTGATCACCGGGCCGCCCGGCGTGGGCAAGACGGCGCTGGCGCTGCGGTGGGCGCACCGGGTGCTCGACCGCTTCCCGGACGGGCAGCTCTACATCGACCTGCACGGCCACGCCCGCCGGGGCCCCCTCGACGCCCTGACGGCCCTGGCCTCGTTCCTGCGGGCCCTCGGCGTCCCGGACGGCAGCATCCCGGACACCCTGGACGAGGCGGCGAACCTGTTCCGCACCCGGCTGTCCGGCAGAAGGGTGCTGGTGGTCCTGGACAACGCCCGCGACGAGGACCAGATACGGCCGCTGATCCCCGGGGACGCGGGCTGCGCCGTGCTCGTCACCAGCCGCAACACGCTGCCCGGCCTGGTGGCCAGGGACGGGGTCCGGCGGGTCTTCGTGGACGCGCTCGACGACGAGGACGTGCTGGCGCTGCTCGGGCGGCTGCTGGGACCGGAACGGGTCGGGGTGGAGGCGCTGGCCGCCATGGCCCTGGGCCGGTACTGCGGCGGGCTGCCGCTGATGGTCCGGATCCTCGCCACGCGTCTGGCGCAGCATCCCTGCCTCAGCATCGCCCAGTACTACGTGGAGCTGCAGGACGCCGGGCTCTTCCGGCGGCCCTCCGTCCCGGGGGACCTGCTGCTCTCCTCCGTCCAGACGGCCTTCGAGCTGTCCTACACGGCGCTCCCGGAGCCGGCGCGCCGGGTGTTCCGGCTGCTCGGCCGGACCGACGGCAACGGCATCACCGCGTACGGCCTCGCCGACGCGGCGGGCATGACGCCGGCGGAGACCAGGTGGGTCCTGTACCGCCTGGTCGACGCGAGTCTGCTGCGGGAGCACGCGCCCGGCCGGTTCAGCATGTCCACCCCGCTGCTGCGGTACGCGCAGGCGCTGCTCGATCAGGAGGAGGAACGCTTCCAGCCGGTCTGA
- the desA gene encoding lysine decarboxylase DesA: MRSHLLNGLTAEHYRRSVTEGVERVAAKLATTERPFTGVTVDALAPRIDAIDLDRPLGDTSAVLDELEDVYLRDAVYFHHPRYLAHLNCPVVIPAVLGEAVLCAVNSSLDTWDQSAGATLIERRLVDWTAARAGLGPSADGVFTSGGTQSNLQALLLAREEAKTDSPGKLRVFASEASHFSVRKSAKLLGLGQDAVVTIPVDHDKRMQTVALAHELERCTKDGLVPMAVVATAGTTDFGSIDPLPEIAGLCAQYGVWMHVDAAYGCGLLASLRYRDRIAGIERADSITIDFHKSFFQPVSSSALLVRDAATLRHATYHAEYLNPRRMAQERIPNQVDKSLQTTRRFDALKLWLTLRTMGADGIGQLFDEVCDLAREGYRLLAADPRYDVVVEPTLSTLVFRYVPAAVTDPAATDRANLYARKALFASGDAVVAGTKVAGRHYLKFTLLNPETTTADITAVLDLIAGHAEQYLGESLDRAS; the protein is encoded by the coding sequence ATGCGCTCCCACCTGCTCAATGGCCTCACCGCGGAGCACTACCGCCGCTCCGTGACCGAAGGAGTCGAGCGGGTGGCGGCCAAACTCGCCACCACCGAACGTCCGTTCACCGGCGTCACCGTGGACGCGCTCGCGCCCCGCATCGACGCGATCGACCTCGACCGGCCGCTGGGCGACACCTCCGCCGTCCTGGACGAGCTGGAGGACGTCTACCTCCGGGACGCGGTCTATTTCCACCACCCTCGCTACCTCGCCCACCTCAACTGCCCCGTCGTCATCCCGGCGGTGCTCGGCGAGGCCGTGCTCTGCGCGGTCAACTCCTCCCTGGACACCTGGGACCAGTCGGCGGGCGCCACCCTCATCGAGCGCAGGCTCGTCGACTGGACGGCCGCCCGCGCCGGCCTCGGCCCGTCCGCCGACGGCGTGTTCACCTCCGGCGGCACCCAGTCCAACCTCCAGGCACTGCTGCTGGCGCGGGAGGAGGCCAAGACCGACAGCCCGGGGAAGCTGCGCGTCTTCGCCTCCGAGGCGAGCCACTTCAGCGTCCGGAAGTCCGCGAAACTCCTCGGCCTGGGGCAGGACGCCGTCGTCACGATCCCCGTCGACCACGACAAGCGCATGCAGACGGTGGCCCTCGCCCACGAGCTGGAGCGCTGCACGAAGGACGGCCTGGTCCCCATGGCCGTCGTCGCCACCGCCGGCACCACCGACTTCGGCTCCATCGACCCGCTGCCGGAGATCGCCGGGCTGTGCGCCCAGTACGGCGTCTGGATGCACGTCGACGCCGCCTACGGCTGCGGGCTGCTCGCCTCGCTCAGGTACCGGGACCGGATCGCCGGCATCGAGCGCGCCGACTCGATCACCATCGACTTCCACAAGTCCTTCTTCCAGCCGGTGAGTTCGTCGGCGCTGCTGGTGCGGGACGCGGCCACCCTGCGGCACGCCACCTACCACGCGGAGTACCTCAACCCGCGCCGCATGGCGCAGGAACGTATCCCCAACCAGGTCGACAAGTCCCTCCAGACCACCCGCCGCTTCGACGCCCTGAAACTGTGGCTCACCCTGCGCACGATGGGCGCCGACGGCATCGGACAGCTCTTCGACGAGGTCTGCGACCTGGCGCGGGAGGGCTACCGGCTGCTCGCCGCCGACCCGCGCTACGACGTCGTCGTCGAGCCCACCCTGTCCACCCTCGTCTTCCGCTACGTCCCCGCGGCCGTCACCGACCCCGCCGCGACCGACCGGGCCAATCTGTATGCCCGCAAGGCCCTGTTCGCCTCCGGCGACGCCGTGGTCGCGGGCACCAAGGTGGCCGGCCGCCACTACCTGAAGTTCACCCTGCTCAACCCCGAGACCACGACGGCCGACATCACCGCCGTCCTCGACTTGATCGCCGGCCACGCCGAGCAGTACCTGGGAGAGTCTCTTGACCGCGCGTCCTGA
- a CDS encoding GNAT family N-acetyltransferase: MTFTFRPVDPPKDAELLHSWVTHPKAVFWMMQDASEADVERAYAEIAADEHHHALLGLRDGTPAFLMEWYDPAHRELAGLYEPRPGDVGMHFLVPATGTPVHGFTRSVITAVLAHLFEDPAVARVVVEPDVRNTAVHALNEAVGFVPEREIQKPEKKALLSFCTRERFERAVAA; this comes from the coding sequence ATGACCTTCACCTTCCGTCCCGTCGACCCCCCGAAGGACGCGGAGCTGCTGCACTCCTGGGTCACCCACCCGAAGGCGGTGTTCTGGATGATGCAGGACGCGAGCGAGGCGGACGTCGAGCGCGCCTACGCGGAGATCGCGGCGGACGAGCACCACCACGCGCTGCTCGGGCTGCGCGACGGCACTCCCGCCTTCCTCATGGAGTGGTACGACCCCGCGCACCGGGAACTGGCCGGGCTGTACGAGCCGCGGCCCGGGGACGTCGGCATGCACTTCCTCGTGCCGGCGACCGGCACGCCCGTGCACGGCTTCACCCGGTCCGTCATCACCGCCGTGCTGGCCCACCTCTTCGAGGACCCGGCCGTGGCACGCGTCGTCGTCGAGCCGGACGTCCGCAACACGGCGGTGCACGCCCTGAACGAGGCCGTCGGGTTCGTGCCCGAGCGGGAGATCCAGAAGCCGGAGAAGAAGGCCCTGCTGAGCTTCTGCACCCGCGAGCGCTTCGAGCGGGCGGTGGCCGCGTGA
- a CDS encoding LysE family translocator, producing MINALAFLTSSLVVIMAPGPDLALITRLVLAGSPRTAAPAAFGMIAAGAAQAALGALGLAALLAARPDLFTAFRWAGAAVLLVWAYRALRAALRPPEPVAPGPEERAEPDGPPHGRRRAFALGLLCTGSNPKVGIFLMAFLPQFVPAGMNPTAGVVVLACCYLVLVLGWLLTWMRLVHRLARHLNSASAQRLTNGLTAAVFGVFAVRLALGG from the coding sequence GTGATCAACGCGCTCGCGTTCCTGACGAGTTCACTGGTGGTGATCATGGCGCCGGGTCCCGACCTGGCCCTGATCACCCGCCTGGTGCTGGCCGGCTCCCCGCGTACGGCGGCGCCGGCCGCGTTCGGGATGATCGCGGCGGGGGCCGCACAGGCGGCCCTGGGCGCCCTGGGCCTGGCCGCGCTGCTCGCCGCACGCCCGGACCTGTTCACCGCCTTCCGCTGGGCGGGTGCCGCCGTCCTGCTCGTCTGGGCCTACCGGGCCCTGCGCGCCGCCCTGCGTCCGCCCGAGCCCGTGGCTCCCGGCCCCGAGGAGCGGGCGGAGCCGGACGGGCCCCCGCACGGCAGGCGCCGGGCCTTCGCCCTGGGACTGCTGTGCACCGGCTCCAACCCCAAGGTCGGCATCTTCCTGATGGCGTTCCTGCCGCAGTTCGTGCCGGCCGGGATGAACCCGACCGCCGGGGTGGTGGTCCTGGCCTGCTGCTACCTCGTCCTGGTGCTCGGATGGCTGCTGACCTGGATGAGACTGGTGCACCGGCTGGCCCGGCACCTGAACTCCGCGTCCGCCCAGCGCCTGACCAACGGGCTCACCGCCGCCGTCTTCGGCGTGTTCGCGGTGCGCCTGGCCCTCGGCGGATGA
- a CDS encoding IucA/IucC family protein, producing MTPSDAVAHLSPERWETANRLLVRKALAEFAHERLLTPEPDGETYTVRSDDGLTTYRFSALRRALDHWQIDAGSVTRHRDGERLPLAALDFFLEFRESLGLSDEILPVYLEEISSTLSSTCYKLAKPRVTSAELARGGFQAIETGMTEGHPCFVANNGRLGFGSHEYLAYAPETANPVRLVWLAAHRSRAAFTAGSGIAYESFLREELGEPAVRRFRAVLTGRGLDPADYLFIPVHPWQWWNKLSVTFAAEVARGHLVCLGEGDDEYLAQQSIRTFFNTSDPRKHYVKTALSVLNMGFMRGLSAAYMEATPAINDWLAKLIEDDPVLRSTGLTIIRERAAVGYRHLEYEQATDRYSPYRKMLAALWRESPVSSLRDGESLATMASLLHVDHRGASFAGALIERSGLGPTTWLRQYLRAYYTPLLHSFYAYDLVFMPHGENTILVLKDGAVQRAVYKDIAEEIAVMDPDAALPREVRRIRVEVPDEKKLLSIFTDVFDCFFRFLAALLADEGVLAEDGFWRTVAEVTREYQEANPGLADKFGQYDMFAPEFPLSCLNRLQLRDNRQMVDLADPSGALQLAGSLKNPLAGC from the coding sequence GTGACCCCCTCCGACGCCGTGGCCCACCTGTCCCCCGAGCGCTGGGAGACCGCCAACCGGCTGCTGGTCCGCAAGGCACTCGCCGAGTTCGCGCACGAGCGGCTGCTCACGCCCGAGCCGGACGGCGAGACGTACACCGTCCGCAGCGACGACGGGCTCACCACCTACCGGTTCTCCGCCCTGCGGCGGGCCCTGGACCACTGGCAGATCGACGCCGGCTCCGTCACCCGGCACCGCGACGGGGAACGGCTGCCCCTGGCCGCGCTCGACTTCTTCCTGGAGTTCCGGGAGTCCCTGGGCCTGAGTGACGAGATCCTGCCGGTCTATCTGGAGGAGATCTCCTCCACCCTCTCCAGCACCTGCTACAAACTCGCCAAGCCGCGGGTGACCTCCGCCGAGCTGGCCCGCGGCGGATTCCAGGCCATCGAGACCGGGATGACCGAGGGCCACCCCTGCTTCGTCGCGAACAACGGACGGCTCGGGTTCGGCAGCCACGAGTACCTGGCGTACGCCCCCGAGACGGCGAACCCGGTCCGGCTGGTGTGGCTGGCCGCGCACCGCTCGCGAGCCGCGTTCACGGCGGGCTCCGGGATCGCGTACGAGTCCTTCCTGCGCGAGGAGCTGGGCGAACCGGCGGTGCGCCGCTTCCGGGCCGTCCTCACCGGCCGGGGCCTCGACCCCGCCGACTACCTGTTCATCCCGGTCCACCCCTGGCAGTGGTGGAACAAGCTCAGCGTCACGTTCGCCGCCGAGGTGGCCCGGGGCCACCTGGTGTGTCTCGGCGAGGGCGACGACGAGTACCTGGCGCAGCAGTCGATCCGGACGTTCTTCAACACCAGCGACCCGCGCAAGCACTATGTGAAGACCGCCCTGTCGGTGCTCAACATGGGCTTCATGCGGGGCCTGTCGGCCGCCTACATGGAGGCGACCCCTGCCATCAACGACTGGCTGGCCAAGCTGATCGAGGACGACCCGGTGCTGAGGTCGACGGGCCTGACGATCATCCGGGAGCGGGCGGCCGTCGGCTACCGGCACCTGGAGTACGAGCAGGCCACCGACCGCTACTCGCCGTACCGCAAGATGCTGGCCGCGCTGTGGCGGGAGAGCCCGGTGTCCTCGCTGCGGGACGGCGAGTCCCTCGCGACCATGGCCTCCCTGCTGCACGTGGACCACCGGGGCGCCTCCTTCGCGGGCGCGCTGATCGAGCGCTCCGGCCTCGGACCCACCACGTGGCTGCGGCAGTACCTGCGGGCCTACTACACCCCGCTGCTGCACAGCTTCTACGCCTACGACCTGGTGTTCATGCCGCACGGCGAGAACACGATCCTGGTGCTGAAGGACGGTGCCGTACAGCGCGCGGTCTACAAGGACATCGCCGAGGAGATCGCCGTCATGGACCCGGACGCGGCCCTGCCGCGCGAGGTGCGGCGGATCCGGGTCGAGGTGCCGGACGAGAAGAAGCTGCTGTCGATCTTCACCGACGTCTTCGACTGCTTCTTCCGCTTCCTCGCCGCCCTGCTGGCCGACGAGGGCGTGCTCGCGGAGGACGGCTTCTGGCGGACGGTCGCCGAGGTGACCCGCGAGTACCAGGAGGCGAACCCCGGGCTGGCGGACAAGTTCGGCCAGTACGACATGTTCGCGCCCGAGTTCCCGCTGTCCTGTCTCAACCGGCTCCAGCTCCGGGACAACCGGCAGATGGTGGACCTCGCCGATCCGTCCGGGGCGCTCCAGCTCGCCGGCAGCCTGAAGAACCCCCTCGCGGGCTGCTGA
- a CDS encoding lysine N(6)-hydroxylase/L-ornithine N(5)-oxygenase family protein: MTARPEAHRTTHDFVGIGLGPFNLGLACLTEPIAELDGVFLESKPDFEWHAGMFLDGAHLQTPFMSDLVTLADPTSPYSFLNYLKEKGRLYSFYIRENFYPLRVEYDDYCRWAAHRLSSVRFGATVTEVTYEDEDETYVVRTGAGDTYRARHLVLGTGTPPHIPDACRDLGGDFIHNSRYLHHKAELQRKKSITLVGSGQSAAEIYQDLLGEIDVHGYHLNWVTRSPRFFPLEYTKLTLEMTGPEYVDYFHALPEATRYRLTDAHKGLFKGIDGDLVDEIFDLLYRKSLGGPVPTRLLTNSALTTARHENGTYVLGLRQEEQEKDYELTSEGLILATGYRYAEPEFLRPVRDRLRYDTRGNFDIARNYTIDHTGRGVFLQNAGVHAHSITSPDLGMGAYRNAYIIRELLGTEYYPVEKTIAFQEFAV; this comes from the coding sequence TTGACCGCGCGTCCTGAAGCCCACCGCACCACCCACGACTTCGTGGGGATCGGGCTCGGTCCCTTCAACCTCGGCCTCGCCTGCCTCACCGAACCGATCGCCGAGCTGGACGGCGTGTTCCTGGAGTCCAAGCCCGACTTCGAATGGCACGCCGGCATGTTCCTGGACGGCGCCCACCTCCAGACCCCGTTCATGTCGGACCTGGTCACCCTGGCCGACCCGACGTCGCCGTACTCCTTCCTCAACTACCTGAAGGAGAAGGGCAGACTGTACTCGTTCTACATCCGCGAGAACTTCTACCCGCTGCGCGTCGAGTACGACGACTACTGCCGCTGGGCCGCGCACCGGCTGAGCAGCGTCCGCTTCGGCGCCACGGTCACCGAGGTGACGTACGAGGACGAGGACGAGACGTACGTCGTGCGCACCGGGGCCGGCGACACCTACCGCGCCCGGCACCTGGTCCTCGGCACCGGCACCCCGCCCCACATCCCCGACGCCTGCCGGGACCTGGGCGGCGACTTCATCCACAACTCCCGCTACCTGCACCACAAGGCGGAGCTCCAGCGCAAGAAGTCGATCACGCTGGTCGGCAGCGGCCAGTCGGCGGCCGAGATCTACCAGGACCTGCTCGGCGAGATCGACGTCCACGGCTACCACCTGAACTGGGTCACCCGCTCCCCCCGCTTCTTCCCGCTCGAGTACACCAAGCTCACGCTGGAGATGACCGGCCCGGAGTACGTCGACTACTTCCACGCCCTCCCCGAGGCGACCCGGTACCGCCTCACCGACGCGCACAAGGGCCTGTTCAAGGGCATCGACGGCGACCTGGTCGACGAGATCTTCGACCTGCTCTACCGCAAGAGCCTCGGCGGCCCGGTCCCCACCCGGCTGCTCACCAACTCCGCGCTCACCACCGCCCGTCACGAGAACGGCACGTACGTCCTGGGGCTGCGCCAGGAGGAGCAGGAGAAGGACTACGAGCTGACCAGCGAGGGCCTGATCCTGGCCACCGGCTACCGCTACGCCGAACCGGAGTTCCTGCGGCCCGTCCGCGACCGGCTGCGCTACGACACCCGGGGCAACTTCGACATCGCCCGCAACTACACCATCGACCACACCGGCCGGGGCGTCTTCCTCCAGAACGCCGGCGTCCACGCGCACAGCATCACCAGCCCCGACCTGGGGATGGGCGCGTACCGGAACGCGTACATCATCCGTGAACTGCTCGGCACGGAGTACTACCCGGTCGAGAAGACCATCGCCTTCCAGGAGTTCGCCGTATGA
- a CDS encoding ATP-grasp domain-containing protein: protein MAGTDPLTEPGHGPCVIVDPYSSGALFTEALRAQGVPVAAVVSSPHPPEAFASSYRPQDFPDVIVHDAALDNLDDVVRRVRALEPRCVIAGCESGVELAERLAPRVLPGLSNVPELAEARRDKSRMADAVRAAGLPVIPQLCTSDVEEAAAWLEREGLSGADLVIKPPKSASTDGVVKVQGGTDWRAVFERQIGRVNQFGEVDDRLLVQKFVTGTEYVVDTFSHDGKHSLVDVCAYGKVDNGPHMAVYDTMRWLPPDEPAVAVLAEYVFGVLDAVGVRFGSAHVEVMGTADGPVLIELGARPHGGGQPRFNRNATGDSQIDRTVRWLTGGELPQSYELLTHQLCVFHMARRSGEVRNTAVLDEIRTLPSHHFSVQNLSDGDHVPVTRDLVDSLNFGFVILAHPDEEQLQRDYRAVRALEQRLVIGEP from the coding sequence ATGGCCGGCACTGACCCGCTCACCGAGCCGGGGCACGGCCCCTGCGTCATCGTCGACCCCTACTCCTCGGGAGCCCTCTTCACGGAGGCCCTGCGCGCCCAGGGCGTCCCGGTCGCGGCGGTGGTGAGCAGCCCGCACCCGCCGGAGGCGTTCGCCTCCTCCTACCGGCCGCAGGACTTCCCCGACGTCATCGTCCACGACGCTGCCCTGGACAACCTGGACGACGTCGTACGGCGGGTGCGGGCGCTGGAGCCGCGCTGCGTCATCGCCGGCTGCGAGTCCGGCGTGGAACTGGCCGAGCGGCTCGCCCCCCGGGTGCTGCCCGGACTGAGCAACGTGCCCGAGCTGGCCGAGGCCCGCCGGGACAAGAGCCGCATGGCCGACGCCGTACGGGCGGCCGGGCTGCCGGTCATCCCGCAGCTATGCACCTCCGACGTCGAGGAGGCGGCGGCCTGGCTGGAACGCGAGGGCCTGTCCGGCGCCGACCTCGTCATCAAGCCACCGAAGAGCGCCAGCACGGACGGCGTCGTCAAGGTGCAGGGCGGCACGGACTGGCGGGCCGTGTTCGAGCGGCAGATCGGCCGGGTCAACCAGTTCGGCGAGGTCGACGACCGGCTGCTCGTGCAGAAGTTCGTCACCGGCACCGAGTACGTGGTGGACACCTTCAGCCACGACGGCAAGCACTCCCTCGTCGACGTCTGCGCCTACGGCAAGGTCGACAACGGCCCGCACATGGCCGTCTACGACACCATGCGGTGGCTGCCGCCGGACGAGCCCGCCGTCGCGGTCCTGGCCGAGTACGTCTTCGGCGTGCTGGACGCGGTGGGCGTCCGCTTCGGCTCCGCCCACGTCGAGGTGATGGGCACCGCCGACGGGCCCGTCCTCATCGAGCTGGGCGCCCGCCCGCACGGCGGCGGCCAGCCGCGGTTCAACCGCAACGCCACCGGCGACAGCCAGATCGACCGCACGGTGCGCTGGCTGACCGGGGGCGAACTGCCGCAGAGCTACGAGCTGCTGACCCACCAGCTATGCGTCTTCCACATGGCCCGCCGCTCCGGGGAGGTACGCAACACCGCCGTCCTGGACGAGATCCGGACACTGCCGAGCCACCACTTCTCGGTGCAGAACCTGTCCGACGGGGACCACGTGCCCGTCACCCGGGACCTCGTCGACAGCCTCAACTTCGGGTTCGTGATCCTCGCCCACCCGGACGAGGAACAGCTCCAGCGGGACTATCGGGCCGTCCGCGCCCTGGAACAGCGGCTGGTCATCGGAGAGCCGTGA
- a CDS encoding alpha/beta hydrolase, with the protein MGSGTQSPEVSELRMAYADGIEKFVETVNGALPPDFYTYPVDRQRVLYDSLTEVLPIPVPDGVRHRDATVVHEGRTARIRIYEPAERAGDAVLFYIRGGGFVIGSLHSHHSLVAELADRTGLVTIALDFGMAPENPFPGPLEDCYAGLCGTLADLPGLGLDGLDPDGAVICGESSGANMAVVLSMIARDRGGPRLRGQAVISPVLDFTRWRHGGEDAPLLSGGEMEFYTACYCPQPEQATDPYVSPLLGAEFHDLPPAYVVGCEMDSLCVDAEKYTALLKENGTPVTFVREEGMVHAPVRARRVSEPAADFFARYCTAVSALAAKESADGRH; encoded by the coding sequence GTGGGTTCCGGCACCCAGTCCCCGGAAGTGAGCGAGCTGCGCATGGCGTACGCCGATGGCATCGAGAAGTTCGTGGAAACCGTGAACGGCGCGCTGCCGCCCGACTTCTACACCTACCCCGTCGACCGGCAGCGCGTCCTGTACGACTCGCTGACCGAGGTACTCCCCATCCCCGTCCCCGACGGTGTCCGGCACCGGGACGCGACCGTCGTCCACGAGGGCCGCACCGCCCGCATCCGCATCTACGAGCCGGCCGAACGTGCCGGCGACGCCGTGCTCTTCTACATCCGCGGCGGCGGCTTCGTCATCGGCTCGCTGCACAGCCACCACAGCCTGGTCGCCGAACTCGCCGACCGCACCGGCCTGGTGACCATAGCCCTGGACTTCGGCATGGCACCGGAGAACCCCTTCCCGGGCCCGCTGGAGGACTGCTACGCCGGCCTCTGTGGGACCCTCGCCGACCTGCCCGGACTCGGGCTGGACGGCCTCGACCCGGACGGCGCGGTGATCTGCGGCGAGAGCTCCGGCGCCAACATGGCCGTGGTGCTGTCGATGATCGCCCGCGACCGCGGCGGCCCCCGGCTGCGCGGCCAGGCGGTCATCAGCCCGGTCCTGGACTTCACCCGCTGGCGGCACGGCGGCGAGGACGCCCCCCTGCTGTCCGGCGGCGAGATGGAGTTCTACACGGCCTGCTACTGCCCCCAGCCGGAACAGGCCACCGACCCTTACGTCTCGCCGCTGCTGGGCGCCGAGTTCCACGACCTGCCGCCGGCCTACGTCGTCGGCTGCGAGATGGACTCGCTGTGCGTGGACGCGGAGAAGTACACCGCCCTGCTCAAGGAGAACGGCACGCCCGTGACCTTTGTGCGGGAGGAGGGCATGGTGCACGCCCCGGTGCGCGCCCGGCGGGTCAGCGAGCCCGCGGCCGACTTCTTCGCCCGCTACTGCACCGCCGTCTCCGCCCTGGCGGCGAAGGAGAGCGCCGATGGCCGGCACTGA